A single window of Desulfuromonas acetexigens DNA harbors:
- the rsgA gene encoding ribosome small subunit-dependent GTPase A — MNQPSSPASSADPPAGSGIISAHHGVAVEVRFDNGARCLVRVKRRSGHVVGDAVRVVGEVLERLPRRTELRRRDALGGIHLVAANLDVLGIVVSPAPQPPAGFVDQAIVAARAADLAPFLVINKCDLALADPYVAALRAAYAGSVPVFPLSAASGAGLEALRAFFACGHRGAFVGTTGVGKSSLLNALCPEIDLQVGELNEYSGKGRNTTTLSTLHTLHDGGELIDTPGFQDFGLVEISAPELALHYPGFEQIPPGSCRFRNCRHRSEPGCAVRDLASTGQFPADRYATYLEILDAVEVVEAQNRYRGKKG, encoded by the coding sequence GTGAATCAGCCTTCGTCCCCTGCTTCTTCCGCCGATCCGCCCGCCGGATCAGGGATCATCAGCGCCCATCACGGCGTCGCCGTCGAGGTGCGCTTCGACAACGGTGCACGGTGCCTCGTCCGGGTCAAGCGCCGCTCCGGCCATGTCGTCGGGGACGCCGTGCGTGTGGTCGGCGAAGTTTTGGAACGGCTGCCGCGCCGCACCGAACTGCGCCGCCGGGACGCCCTGGGCGGCATCCATCTGGTCGCGGCCAACCTCGACGTGCTCGGCATCGTCGTCTCCCCCGCCCCCCAACCCCCGGCCGGTTTCGTCGATCAAGCCATCGTCGCCGCCCGCGCCGCCGATCTCGCCCCCTTCCTCGTCATCAACAAGTGCGACCTTGCCCTTGCTGACCCCTATGTCGCCGCCCTGCGCGCCGCCTATGCCGGCTCCGTTCCCGTCTTCCCGCTAAGCGCGGCCAGCGGCGCCGGGCTCGAAGCCCTGCGTGCCTTCTTCGCCTGTGGGCATCGCGGCGCCTTTGTCGGCACCACCGGCGTCGGCAAGAGTTCGCTGCTCAACGCCCTCTGTCCGGAGATCGACCTGCAGGTCGGCGAACTCAACGAATATTCCGGCAAGGGGCGCAACACCACCACCCTTTCCACCTTGCACACGCTCCATGATGGCGGCGAACTCATCGACACCCCCGGCTTTCAGGATTTCGGCCTGGTGGAAATCTCCGCCCCGGAGCTGGCCCTCCACTACCCCGGCTTCGAACAGATCCCCCCCGGCAGCTGCCGTTTCCGCAATTGCCGCCACCGCAGCGAACCGGGCTGCGCCGTCCGTGACCTGGCGAGCACCGGGCAGTTCCCCGCTGACCGCTATGCTACCTACCTCGAGATTCTCGACGCCGTCGAAGTCGTCGAAGCGCAGAACCGCTACCGGGGGAAGAAGGGCTGA
- a CDS encoding DUF4212 domain-containing protein produces the protein MAAKERVYVNFFRPSSANMKAEARIAAIVILFWALLSYLLPLCIFLAGMSDPAGMGESFFTRTRFLGFPLHYWLIAQGCTIGYILLCKLYCLLWDRKVSRLPR, from the coding sequence ATGGCCGCCAAGGAGCGCGTCTACGTCAATTTCTTCCGCCCCTCGTCCGCCAACATGAAGGCCGAGGCGCGCATCGCCGCCATCGTCATTCTTTTTTGGGCGTTGCTCAGCTATTTGTTGCCCCTGTGCATCTTTCTGGCGGGGATGAGCGATCCCGCGGGGATGGGAGAATCCTTCTTCACCCGCACCCGTTTTCTCGGTTTTCCCCTCCACTACTGGCTGATCGCCCAAGGCTGCACCATCGGCTATATTTTGCTGTGCAAACTCTACTGCCTGCTCTGGGATCGCAAGGTTTCCCGCCTCCCCCGCTAG
- the mutT gene encoding 8-oxo-dGTP diphosphatase MutT, which yields MLPIIVTAAILREGETVLITRRPLQSKHGGLWEFPGGKLDPNETPQEGLRRELREELGIDSEVGDIFEVVYFRYPQTPVLILAYECRHLDGVIQNIEVSEHRWVPVTELHRYDILPADAPIIARLQR from the coding sequence ATGCTGCCGATCATCGTCACCGCCGCCATCCTCCGCGAGGGGGAGACCGTCCTCATCACCCGCCGCCCGCTACAGAGCAAGCACGGCGGACTTTGGGAGTTTCCCGGGGGCAAGCTCGACCCGAACGAAACCCCGCAGGAGGGCCTGCGCCGGGAGTTGCGCGAGGAATTGGGCATCGACAGCGAAGTCGGGGATATTTTCGAGGTCGTCTATTTTCGCTATCCGCAAACGCCGGTGCTGATTCTGGCCTACGAATGCCGGCATCTGGACGGCGTCATTCAGAACATTGAAGTATCCGAGCACCGCTGGGTGCCGGTGACCGAACTGCACCGCTACGATATCCTCCCCGCCGACGCCCCCATCATCGCTCGACTGCAACGCTGA
- a CDS encoding DEAD/DEAH box helicase: MSFESLGLCAELLSAIAAQGYTTPTPIQTQAIPVIFEGCDLLAGAQTGTGKTAAFALPIVQRLSEKVPPQKRRAPRALVLVPTRELAAQVSEQMQNYGRRLSLRSTMVYGGVNIQAQIERLHRGVDILVATPGRLLDHAERGTVDLSHIEFLVLDEADRMLDLGFIDDILRVAEYLPEQHQGLLFSATYSPSIRQLADELLDQPRRIEVARRNLAADAVTQAVYPVERRRKREMLSHLIRKGEWSQVLVFTRTRYGADKLTEELLFDSIKAAAIHSNKSQSVRTRTLAEFKRGELRVLVATDVAARGLDIERLPYVVNYELSQVPEDYVHRIGRTGRAGEGGVALSLVCPQEQPLLAAIEKLLNYAIPQKTIAEFPQVAVKRGVKAKPAAPGKRPAKAKKKSPVPAAKAVPAAKPAVPAKPAPSRRKTAAAQRPAAKTGRRGARS; this comes from the coding sequence ATGTCTTTTGAATCTCTCGGCCTCTGCGCCGAACTGCTCAGTGCGATCGCCGCCCAGGGCTATACCACGCCGACCCCGATCCAGACCCAGGCCATTCCGGTGATTTTCGAGGGCTGCGACCTGCTGGCCGGGGCCCAGACCGGCACCGGCAAGACCGCGGCCTTTGCCCTGCCGATCGTTCAGCGGCTGAGCGAAAAGGTGCCGCCGCAGAAGCGCCGGGCGCCCCGGGCGCTGGTGCTGGTTCCGACCCGGGAGTTGGCCGCCCAGGTGAGCGAGCAGATGCAGAATTACGGTCGACGGCTTTCCCTGCGCTCGACCATGGTCTATGGCGGGGTAAACATCCAGGCCCAGATCGAACGGCTACATCGCGGCGTCGATATTCTGGTGGCGACGCCGGGGCGACTCCTCGACCATGCCGAGCGCGGCACGGTGGATCTCTCCCACATCGAGTTTCTGGTGCTGGACGAGGCCGACCGCATGCTCGATCTCGGCTTTATCGACGACATCCTCAGGGTCGCCGAATATCTACCCGAGCAGCACCAAGGGCTGCTCTTTTCCGCCACCTACTCGCCGAGCATCCGCCAGTTGGCCGATGAGCTGCTCGACCAGCCGCGGCGTATCGAGGTGGCGCGGCGCAATCTCGCCGCCGACGCGGTGACCCAGGCGGTTTACCCGGTGGAACGCCGGCGCAAACGGGAGATGCTCTCGCACCTGATCCGCAAGGGGGAGTGGAGCCAGGTGCTGGTCTTTACCCGCACCCGCTACGGTGCCGACAAGCTGACCGAGGAACTGCTCTTCGACAGCATCAAGGCAGCGGCCATCCACAGCAACAAGAGCCAGTCGGTGCGCACCCGCACCCTGGCGGAGTTCAAGCGCGGAGAATTGCGGGTGCTGGTAGCGACGGATGTGGCGGCCCGTGGCCTCGATATCGAACGGCTCCCTTATGTGGTCAACTACGAGCTTTCGCAGGTGCCCGAGGATTATGTCCATCGCATCGGCCGTACCGGCCGGGCCGGGGAAGGGGGCGTGGCCCTGTCGCTGGTCTGCCCGCAAGAACAGCCGCTGCTGGCCGCCATCGAAAAACTGCTCAACTATGCCATCCCGCAAAAAACCATCGCGGAATTCCCGCAGGTTGCGGTCAAGCGGGGGGTAAAAGCAAAACCCGCCGCGCCGGGCAAACGGCCGGCCAAGGCCAAGAAGAAATCTCCGGTCCCCGCCGCCAAAGCCGTCCCTGCGGCCAAACCGGCCGTTCCGGCCAAGCCCGCCCCGTCCCGCCGGAAAACCGCTGCGGCACAACGGCCCGCCGCCAAGACCGGGCGACGGGGGGCGCGGTCCTGA
- the ubiE gene encoding bifunctional demethylmenaquinone methyltransferase/2-methoxy-6-polyprenyl-1,4-benzoquinol methylase UbiE, with protein MFNLSEKGRGIREMFDAIAPRYDLLNRLLSLGIDRRWRTFAVKQLNLPENGRILDVATGTGDVALEIAAQSPASLTIVGADLTPGMLKVGQEKIARSPYRDRITLVTAPCEAMPHPDGQFDGVTIAFGIRNVVDRPAGLREMCRVLKPGGKAVILEFSHPKSRLFKEIYYFYFRKVLPWIGGLISKRSAYQYLPDSVLEFPDQETFKKMMEEAGFTQVVYHEQTFGIATVHVGVKP; from the coding sequence ATGTTCAATCTTTCCGAAAAAGGGCGCGGCATCCGCGAGATGTTCGACGCCATCGCCCCCCGTTACGATCTGCTCAACCGTCTGCTCTCCCTCGGCATCGACCGGCGCTGGCGGACCTTTGCCGTGAAGCAGTTGAATCTACCCGAAAACGGCCGGATTCTCGACGTCGCCACCGGCACCGGCGATGTCGCTTTGGAGATCGCCGCCCAGTCCCCCGCCTCGCTGACCATCGTCGGCGCCGACCTGACCCCGGGGATGCTGAAAGTCGGCCAGGAGAAGATCGCCCGTTCCCCCTATCGCGACCGCATCACCCTGGTCACCGCCCCCTGCGAGGCCATGCCCCATCCCGACGGCCAGTTCGACGGCGTCACCATTGCCTTCGGCATCCGCAACGTCGTCGACCGCCCCGCCGGACTGCGGGAGATGTGCCGGGTGCTCAAGCCCGGCGGCAAGGCGGTGATCCTCGAATTCTCCCACCCCAAAAGCCGGCTGTTCAAGGAAATCTACTACTTCTACTTCCGCAAAGTCCTCCCCTGGATCGGCGGTCTGATCTCCAAACGCAGCGCTTACCAGTACCTGCCCGACTCGGTCCTCGAATTTCCCGACCAGGAAACCTTCAAGAAGATGATGGAAGAAGCCGGATTCACCCAGGTCGTTTACCATGAGCAAACCTTCGGCATCGCCACCGTCCACGTCGGCGTGAAACCCTGA
- a CDS encoding PEP-CTERM sorting domain-containing protein, with translation MFSRRLFAAVTAVLVFATGASALSLGTNITIPDKVYSTATGWYGQQEDNEVEPGNIATQAWDLEGFFLSGTTLAMVGGYDFVRGVTSGGHTFTSGDLFIDVDGDAQYGPVNTKSGGAYPALALNDTFGYDFVLDLDFATKTYAVIRLDEGASTLMSSVYYAQNDESNPWRYLSGGTVLAANQSLGYVAGLTDTGFAGDWHNAVFVDLSFLGHGADFTVHFTMECGNDNLMGQGALPAPEPGTLLLLGTGLLGLLAWRRRH, from the coding sequence ATGTTCAGTCGTCGTTTATTTGCCGCGGTGACGGCCGTTCTGGTCTTCGCCACCGGGGCTTCGGCCCTTTCCCTGGGAACCAACATCACCATTCCCGACAAGGTTTACAGCACCGCCACCGGCTGGTACGGCCAGCAGGAGGACAACGAAGTCGAGCCGGGCAATATCGCCACCCAGGCCTGGGATCTCGAAGGGTTCTTCCTCAGCGGCACGACCCTGGCCATGGTCGGCGGCTACGATTTCGTGCGAGGGGTGACCTCCGGCGGCCATACCTTTACCTCCGGGGATCTTTTCATCGACGTCGACGGCGACGCGCAATACGGGCCGGTCAATACCAAGAGCGGCGGGGCCTATCCGGCGCTGGCCCTCAACGATACCTTCGGTTACGATTTCGTCCTCGACCTGGATTTCGCCACCAAGACCTATGCGGTGATCCGCCTGGACGAGGGGGCTTCGACTCTCATGTCGTCGGTCTATTATGCCCAGAACGACGAGTCGAACCCCTGGCGCTACCTGTCCGGCGGCACCGTTCTGGCCGCGAACCAGAGCCTGGGCTATGTCGCCGGGTTGACCGACACCGGTTTCGCCGGCGACTGGCACAACGCCGTTTTTGTCGATCTTTCCTTCCTGGGGCACGGCGCCGACTTCACCGTCCATTTCACCATGGAGTGCGGCAACGACAACCTCATGGGGCAGGGGGCGCTGCCCGCGCCCGAGCCGGGCACCCTGCTGCTGCTCGGCACCGGACTGCTCGGCCTGCTGGCCTGGCGCCGCCGCCACTGA
- a CDS encoding IclR family transcriptional regulator: MPSRGKETYSIQSVENALNVLEALCEDDDEVRISRLSEKLGMNKTSVFRLLATFESRGYVEREEISGKYRLGIAAYEMGQKFLSRMGLLKKARPVMERLVRETSEAVYLAVRRDDDLLFLDAVDTPLQVKIVSLVGKRYPLPLSVAGRVLLAGARHSESLVEPLPEMDPALHKILEQGFGVDHDSLGEGVTCLAVPLIDLHDTTVAALAMIGPDFRMQPPLLESELLPRLKDAGQIISSKLGYLGPHLSKDLY, encoded by the coding sequence TTGCCCAGTCGCGGGAAAGAAACCTACTCCATCCAGTCGGTGGAAAACGCCCTCAATGTTCTCGAAGCCCTGTGCGAAGATGACGACGAGGTTCGGATTTCCCGCCTCAGCGAGAAGCTCGGGATGAACAAAACGAGCGTCTTCCGCCTGCTCGCCACCTTCGAAAGTCGGGGTTACGTGGAGCGGGAGGAGATTTCGGGCAAATACCGATTGGGCATCGCCGCCTACGAGATGGGGCAAAAGTTCCTGTCGCGCATGGGCCTGCTGAAAAAGGCCCGACCGGTGATGGAGCGCCTGGTCCGCGAAACGAGCGAGGCCGTCTATCTGGCCGTGCGCCGCGATGATGATCTGCTTTTCCTCGACGCCGTCGACACCCCCTTGCAGGTCAAGATCGTCTCCCTGGTCGGCAAGCGCTACCCCCTCCCCCTGTCGGTGGCGGGACGGGTGCTGCTGGCCGGAGCCCGGCACAGTGAGAGTCTCGTCGAACCCCTCCCGGAAATGGACCCCGCCCTTCACAAAATCCTCGAACAGGGCTTCGGCGTCGATCACGACAGCCTCGGCGAAGGCGTCACCTGCCTGGCCGTCCCCCTGATCGACCTGCACGACACCACCGTCGCCGCCCTCGCCATGATCGGCCCGGATTTCCGCATGCAGCCCCCCCTTCTCGAAAGCGAACTCCTTCCCCGCCTGAAGGACGCCGGCCAGATCATCTCCTCCAAACTGGGCTATCTCGGCCCACATCTCAGTAAAGACCTTTACTGA
- the ispG gene encoding flavodoxin-dependent (E)-4-hydroxy-3-methylbut-2-enyl-diphosphate synthase: MAHKTRRIQVGSVAVGGGAPVSVQSMCNTDTRDVAATLGQIRDLAEAGCEIVRCAVPDREAAEALRAIRAACPIPLIADIHFDYQLALIALDAGVDGLRINPGNIGERWKVREVVKACAERAVPIRIGVNGGSLEKELLEKYGHATAEAMVESALGHVRILEDLGFDRIKISLKASDIRRTVEAYRQLAACCDYPLHIGITEAGTTWSGTIKSAVGLGTLLYDGIGDTLRVSLTGDPVEEVRVGWEILKSLELRERGPVFVSCPTCGRCQIDLIPIAEEVERRLHDLPKKITVAVMGCVVNGPGEAREADVGIAGGKGQGLLFRHGEVVRKVPEAELAEALIEEARRLAEEE; the protein is encoded by the coding sequence ATGGCCCATAAAACCCGCCGGATTCAGGTCGGCTCGGTCGCCGTCGGCGGCGGCGCGCCGGTGTCCGTGCAGTCGATGTGCAACACCGATACCCGCGATGTGGCCGCCACCCTCGGGCAGATCCGCGATCTGGCCGAGGCCGGTTGCGAGATCGTGCGCTGCGCCGTGCCCGACCGGGAGGCGGCCGAGGCGTTGCGGGCGATTCGCGCCGCCTGCCCGATTCCCCTCATCGCCGACATCCATTTCGACTACCAGCTGGCGCTGATAGCCCTGGACGCCGGGGTCGACGGGCTGCGCATCAATCCCGGCAACATCGGCGAGCGCTGGAAGGTGCGGGAAGTCGTCAAGGCCTGCGCCGAGCGCGCGGTGCCGATCCGCATCGGTGTCAACGGCGGCTCGCTGGAGAAGGAACTGCTGGAGAAATACGGCCATGCCACCGCCGAGGCGATGGTCGAAAGCGCCCTCGGCCATGTGCGGATTCTGGAGGATCTCGGCTTCGACCGGATCAAGATCAGCCTCAAGGCCTCGGACATCCGCCGCACCGTCGAAGCCTACCGGCAACTGGCGGCGTGTTGCGACTATCCCCTGCACATCGGCATCACCGAGGCCGGCACTACCTGGAGCGGCACCATCAAGAGCGCCGTCGGTCTCGGCACGTTGCTCTACGACGGCATCGGCGATACCCTGCGGGTGTCGCTGACCGGCGATCCGGTGGAGGAAGTGCGGGTCGGCTGGGAAATCCTCAAATCCCTGGAGCTGCGCGAGCGCGGCCCGGTCTTCGTCAGCTGCCCGACCTGCGGCCGCTGCCAGATCGATTTGATCCCCATCGCCGAAGAGGTCGAACGGCGCCTGCACGATCTGCCGAAGAAAATCACCGTGGCGGTCATGGGCTGCGTGGTCAACGGCCCCGGCGAGGCGCGGGAGGCCGACGTCGGCATCGCCGGCGGCAAGGGGCAGGGGCTGCTCTTCCGGCATGGCGAGGTGGTGCGCAAGGTGCCCGAGGCCGAACTGGCCGAGGCGCTGATCGAAGAGGCGCGGCGGCTGGCGGAAGAGGAGTGA
- a CDS encoding VC_2705 family sodium/solute symporter, with amino-acid sequence MKRKTLIPLLAPLLLLLFAGDLFATGEEIFEIEQGFKLIPAVIMISLLCVYVGVGFLSKVSDTSGYWVAGQGIGKFGNGAAIASDWMSAASFMGVAGLLYLKGWFGLGYIIGWTGGYVLLLCLIAAQLRRFGKYTIPEFLGDRFDCHVVRLLAASVTVIIAITYAAAQFKGIGLICGWIFGMSYTASVFFAAGVVTAYMLISGMAGVTRNQQIQYVVLISAFMIPLWVLIQKAGGAGILPQLEYGPILSGLMEGKVAGGPLSADEALELRRTFLPWGTGNFYQFIALVFTLMVGTAGLPHIMIRFYTVKNEDIARKSVLWGLVFIGLLYWSSPVYAVLGKFWNPTGGPTVADVIILSAPERANLGIAYIGYLASGAMAAGLSTVAGLLMAGASAIAHDWYATVLRPECTDKQALMVGRIFTAVLCVIVIVIALNPPALIAQIVAMAFAIAGNTIFPAVVLGIWYSRSNKYGALAGMVWGFGMTLLAMAGWILKIDFFGPEGWIPATSSALIVCPIAFLLNILVSNIMHDKVTEETADRGDSILRKLHNLPAPLPEAGAAPDTDAPRRV; translated from the coding sequence GTGAAACGAAAAACCCTGATCCCGCTTCTGGCGCCCCTGCTCCTTCTTCTTTTCGCCGGCGATCTCTTCGCCACGGGAGAAGAGATCTTCGAAATCGAACAGGGTTTCAAGCTGATTCCGGCGGTCATCATGATCTCGCTCCTCTGCGTCTACGTGGGCGTCGGCTTTCTCTCCAAGGTCTCGGATACGTCCGGCTACTGGGTGGCCGGCCAGGGAATCGGCAAGTTCGGCAACGGCGCCGCCATCGCCTCGGACTGGATGTCCGCCGCCTCCTTCATGGGGGTCGCCGGGCTGCTCTACCTGAAAGGCTGGTTCGGCCTCGGCTACATTATCGGCTGGACCGGCGGCTACGTGCTGCTGCTCTGCCTGATCGCCGCCCAGCTGCGGCGCTTCGGTAAATACACCATCCCCGAATTCCTCGGCGACCGCTTCGACTGCCATGTGGTGCGCCTCCTCGCCGCCTCGGTCACGGTCATCATCGCTATCACCTACGCCGCCGCCCAGTTCAAGGGGATTGGCCTGATCTGCGGCTGGATCTTCGGCATGAGCTACACCGCCAGCGTCTTCTTTGCCGCCGGGGTGGTCACCGCCTACATGCTCATCTCGGGGATGGCCGGCGTCACCCGCAACCAGCAGATTCAGTACGTGGTCCTGATCTCGGCTTTCATGATCCCCCTCTGGGTGCTGATTCAGAAGGCCGGCGGCGCCGGCATCCTGCCGCAACTGGAGTACGGCCCGATCCTTTCGGGGCTGATGGAGGGCAAGGTCGCGGGCGGCCCCTTAAGCGCCGATGAGGCCCTGGAACTGCGCCGGACCTTTCTCCCCTGGGGAACCGGCAACTTCTACCAGTTCATCGCCCTGGTCTTTACCCTGATGGTCGGCACCGCCGGCCTGCCGCACATCATGATCCGCTTCTATACCGTGAAGAACGAGGATATTGCCCGCAAATCGGTCCTTTGGGGGCTCGTCTTCATCGGCCTGCTCTACTGGTCGTCACCGGTCTACGCGGTGCTCGGCAAATTCTGGAACCCCACCGGCGGACCCACCGTCGCCGACGTCATCATCCTCTCGGCCCCAGAGCGGGCCAACCTGGGCATCGCCTATATCGGCTACCTCGCCTCGGGCGCCATGGCCGCCGGCCTCTCCACCGTCGCCGGGCTGCTCATGGCCGGCGCCTCGGCCATCGCCCATGACTGGTACGCCACGGTGCTGCGTCCGGAATGCACGGACAAGCAGGCGCTGATGGTCGGGCGCATCTTTACCGCTGTCCTCTGCGTCATCGTCATCGTCATCGCCCTCAATCCTCCGGCCCTCATCGCCCAGATCGTCGCCATGGCCTTCGCCATCGCCGGCAACACCATCTTTCCCGCCGTGGTCCTCGGCATCTGGTACTCTCGATCCAACAAATACGGCGCCCTGGCCGGGATGGTCTGGGGTTTCGGCATGACCCTACTGGCCATGGCCGGGTGGATTCTGAAGATCGACTTCTTCGGCCCCGAAGGCTGGATACCGGCGACCTCCTCGGCGCTGATCGTCTGTCCCATCGCCTTTTTGCTCAACATTCTCGTCTCCAACATCATGCACGACAAAGTCACCGAAGAGACCGCCGACCGGGGGGACAGCATCTTGCGCAAGCTGCACAACCTGCCCGCCCCCCTGCCGGAAGCGGGAGCCGCGCCGGATACGGACGCGCCGCGTCGGGTCTAG
- a CDS encoding tRNA-queuosine alpha-mannosyltransferase domain-containing protein: protein MGDKPLEIILLEPYLTGSHAAWAREYAAHSRHRVRILGLEGRHWKWRMHGGAVTLARQFLAEGLRPDLLLATDVLDLATFLALTRKVTARTPVALYFHENQLTYPWSPGDADPSLCRDAHYAFINYASALAAGDVLFNSDYHRRAFLGALPEFLAAFPDHREPESIAAIAGKSRTLPLGLDLRALDGPAPPRVGPPLILWNHRWEYDKNPEEFFRALFRLDEMGVDFTLAVLGESFRKFPPIFAEARRRLARRIVHWGFVESFADYAAWLRRADLLPVTSFHDFFGAAVVQAIHCDTWPLLPKRLAYPEHLPIERQEEFFYHDCDELVRRLAEVCRDMGSIRRTPTRSLVAHYDWAMLAPVYDELLADLARGGTFAVDSGARLG from the coding sequence ATGGGGGATAAACCGCTGGAGATCATCCTGCTGGAGCCCTATCTGACCGGCTCGCACGCGGCTTGGGCCAGGGAGTATGCGGCCCACAGCCGGCACCGGGTGCGGATTCTCGGGTTGGAGGGACGGCACTGGAAGTGGCGCATGCATGGCGGCGCCGTGACCTTGGCCCGGCAATTTCTTGCCGAGGGGTTGCGTCCCGATCTGCTGCTGGCCACGGATGTGCTCGATCTCGCCACCTTTCTCGCCCTGACCCGCAAGGTGACGGCGCGAACTCCCGTCGCCCTCTACTTTCACGAAAACCAGCTCACCTACCCCTGGTCCCCCGGCGATGCCGATCCTTCCTTATGCCGTGACGCCCATTACGCCTTCATCAACTACGCAAGCGCCCTGGCCGCCGGCGACGTGCTCTTCAATTCCGATTACCACCGCCGCGCCTTTCTTGGCGCCCTGCCGGAATTCCTTGCCGCATTTCCCGACCATCGCGAACCGGAGAGCATCGCCGCCATCGCCGGCAAAAGCCGGACCCTCCCCCTCGGCCTCGATCTGCGCGCCCTCGACGGCCCCGCGCCGCCCCGGGTCGGGCCGCCGTTGATTCTCTGGAACCACCGCTGGGAGTACGACAAAAACCCCGAAGAGTTCTTCCGCGCCCTGTTCCGGCTGGACGAAATGGGCGTCGATTTCACCCTGGCGGTGCTCGGCGAGTCTTTCCGCAAATTCCCGCCGATCTTCGCCGAGGCCCGGCGGCGGCTGGCGCGACGTATCGTCCACTGGGGCTTCGTCGAGAGCTTTGCCGACTACGCCGCCTGGCTGCGCCGGGCCGACCTCCTGCCGGTGACCTCGTTCCATGACTTTTTCGGCGCCGCCGTGGTCCAGGCCATCCATTGCGATACCTGGCCGCTGCTGCCGAAACGGCTGGCCTATCCGGAACATCTCCCCATCGAGCGGCAGGAGGAATTTTTCTATCACGACTGCGATGAACTGGTCCGGCGGTTGGCGGAGGTGTGCCGGGACATGGGAAGCATCCGCCGGACGCCGACGCGGTCGCTGGTGGCCCACTATGACTGGGCGATGCTGGCGCCGGTTTACGACGAACTTCTCGCCGACCTGGCACGGGGCGGGACTTTTGCGGTTGACAGCGGCGCGAGGCTGGGATAA
- a CDS encoding diadenylate cyclase yields MPKSAFSAIENSLCDFLGGAKVSLAVVEERESASFGPEHRLEILAYLQVEDVVYQFSARRDELPFTTTENSFIQELFTAFEGLFAGFSAAGYAAHFRTALLTSLTDIAVARYIRGDRKGVFWPIQSLIQLLKNLSYQRYEGSQATTGFLVYRNQLDDFLEALQKTRYSWLDLEESRQRISRDFFRNPLPYRFVDGLRSLFLCDIRMNVKGTVHTNAPGPSDSIEQMANRETLALLAKAGEGSFAIFVNNVSEVEIVLDSDQILVWRKGAWGVYDPDIYRGFLAGHLEKRSIDYLVWSIYALSKARHGTVVLVANDDTDLDALRKGSVGGSDPLSRSLIHHVRGTKIGTLKRSGELTRILSSDGLTVINRKGELLDTGVIVDTSKTSRLVTGGGRTTAATAASHFGSVIKVSEDGPVELYRNGKRLYRFG; encoded by the coding sequence ATGCCTAAGTCAGCGTTCAGTGCTATCGAAAACAGTTTGTGCGATTTTCTCGGCGGGGCAAAAGTCTCGCTGGCGGTCGTTGAGGAGAGGGAAAGTGCTTCTTTTGGCCCGGAACATCGGCTGGAGATACTGGCCTATCTTCAAGTCGAAGATGTGGTTTACCAATTTTCCGCCCGCCGCGATGAACTCCCTTTTACGACCACCGAAAATAGTTTTATCCAAGAACTGTTCACCGCTTTTGAGGGGTTGTTCGCCGGGTTTTCCGCTGCGGGCTATGCCGCCCACTTTCGTACCGCGTTGTTGACTTCTCTGACCGATATCGCCGTCGCCCGCTACATCCGTGGCGACCGCAAGGGGGTCTTCTGGCCCATCCAAAGCCTGATTCAACTGCTGAAAAATCTTTCTTACCAGCGCTATGAAGGGTCCCAGGCAACCACGGGCTTTCTCGTTTACCGGAACCAGCTTGATGACTTTCTGGAGGCGTTGCAGAAGACTCGTTACAGCTGGCTTGATCTTGAGGAGAGCCGTCAGCGAATTTCCCGCGACTTTTTTCGCAATCCTTTGCCTTACCGTTTTGTCGACGGCCTGCGATCTCTGTTTCTCTGTGATATCCGCATGAATGTGAAGGGGACTGTTCACACCAATGCCCCGGGCCCGAGCGATTCTATCGAGCAGATGGCCAATCGCGAAACCCTCGCCCTCCTGGCCAAGGCCGGGGAGGGATCTTTTGCCATTTTTGTGAACAACGTATCGGAAGTGGAGATCGTTCTGGACAGCGACCAGATCCTCGTCTGGCGCAAGGGCGCATGGGGCGTTTACGATCCGGATATTTACCGGGGTTTTCTGGCCGGGCACCTGGAAAAACGGTCGATAGATTATCTTGTCTGGTCCATCTACGCCCTGTCAAAGGCGCGTCACGGTACCGTGGTTCTGGTGGCCAATGACGATACCGACCTGGACGCCCTGCGCAAGGGCTCGGTTGGGGGAAGCGATCCCCTGAGCCGGTCTTTGATCCACCATGTGCGTGGGACCAAAATCGGCACACTGAAACGTTCAGGCGAGTTGACCCGGATTCTTTCTTCTGATGGGCTCACGGTGATTAACCGCAAGGGTGAACTGCTCGATACCGGGGTAATTGTTGATACCTCGAAAACCAGTCGCCTTGTCACCGGAGGGGGTCGTACCACTGCAGCGACCGCCGCATCGCACTTTGGCTCGGTGATAAAAGTTTCAGAGGATGGTCCGGTGGAGCTTTACCGCAATGGTAAACGCCTTTACCGTTTTGGGTAA